From Pseudomonas sp. LS1212, the proteins below share one genomic window:
- a CDS encoding efflux transporter outer membrane subunit: MRTCPLSLWLCLVLAGCMLGPDYQRPEIDTPAAYRYADQEARDLSNTLWWEQFQDPVLNDLIRTALLENKDVRIAAARVEEFQGRYGEVRSRMFPQMGADAQGQRSRAARDNGPVPLDSSIDPIFNNYQAILSASWELDIWGRLRRLNEAARAELFATEQGRRTVILSLVASVASSYVTLRDLDRELEIARTTAKVRGDSYEIFKLRFGASVISEMELAQNQSEYERALAAVPQFESLVAQQENALAVLLGRNPGPIIRGRELARLTLPSVPAGLPSDLLERRPDLRQAELNLIAANARIGAAKALYFPTISLTGLLGSVSNQLSDLFTGPAETWSYGVAASMPIFTAGGIAGQVQQAEAFQQQALLTYQQAIESAFRDVENALVASSKTREQLASEAKQVEALRTYARLARLRYDNGYTSYIEVLDAERSLFDAELNYTRTQGSVFTAMIDLYKATGGGWVSKADDLTGSGRAEVSNAPGG; encoded by the coding sequence ATGCGCACCTGCCCCCTGTCACTGTGGCTGTGCCTGGTTCTGGCGGGCTGCATGCTGGGCCCGGACTACCAGCGCCCGGAAATAGATACTCCCGCGGCCTATCGCTATGCGGACCAGGAGGCCAGGGATCTATCCAATACACTGTGGTGGGAGCAATTCCAGGACCCCGTCCTCAATGACCTGATCCGCACGGCATTGCTGGAGAACAAGGACGTGCGGATCGCCGCTGCACGGGTAGAGGAATTCCAGGGCCGCTACGGCGAGGTGCGTTCGCGGATGTTTCCACAAATGGGGGCCGATGCGCAGGGTCAACGGTCCCGGGCGGCCCGAGACAACGGCCCGGTCCCCCTCGATTCGTCCATCGATCCCATTTTCAACAATTACCAGGCCATTCTCAGCGCCAGCTGGGAGCTGGATATCTGGGGCCGATTGCGGCGCCTGAATGAAGCCGCCCGAGCCGAACTCTTTGCCACCGAGCAAGGACGCCGCACCGTGATACTGAGCCTGGTAGCGTCGGTGGCATCGAGTTACGTGACCCTGCGCGATCTGGACCGGGAGCTGGAAATTGCCCGCACCACCGCCAAGGTACGGGGCGACTCCTACGAAATATTCAAACTGCGCTTCGGCGCCAGCGTCATCTCCGAAATGGAATTGGCCCAGAACCAATCGGAGTACGAGCGTGCCCTGGCCGCCGTACCGCAATTCGAATCCCTGGTCGCGCAACAGGAAAACGCGCTGGCCGTGCTGCTTGGGCGCAACCCGGGGCCCATCATACGAGGGCGCGAGCTGGCCCGGTTGACGCTGCCATCGGTGCCTGCCGGCTTACCTTCGGATTTGCTGGAGCGGCGACCCGATCTGCGCCAGGCCGAGCTGAACCTGATTGCAGCCAATGCCCGGATCGGCGCGGCCAAGGCCCTGTACTTCCCGACCATTTCCCTGACCGGGCTGCTCGGTTCGGTCAGCAACCAACTCTCGGACCTGTTCACCGGGCCGGCCGAAACCTGGTCTTATGGTGTCGCGGCGAGCATGCCGATCTTCACGGCCGGCGGTATTGCCGGGCAGGTGCAACAAGCAGAAGCCTTTCAACAACAAGCCCTGCTGACCTACCAGCAAGCCATTGAGTCGGCCTTCAGGGATGTGGAGAACGCCCTGGTCGCATCGAGCAAAACCCGCGAACAGTTGGCCTCCGAGGCAAAACAGGTCGAGGCGCTGCGTACCTACGCCCGGTTGGCGCGGCTGCGTTACGACAACGGCTACACCAGCTACATTGAGGTGCTGGACGCCGAACGCAGCCTGTTCGACGCCGAGTTGAATTACACCCGCACACAGGGCTCGGTGTTCACAGCCATGATCGATCTGTACAAGGCGACCGGTGGCGGTTGGGTGAGCAAGGCTGACGACCTGACGGGCAGCGGGCGTGCCGAGGTTTCAAACGCACCTGGAGGCTGA
- a CDS encoding efflux RND transporter permease subunit yields MSISHYCIDRPIFASVISIIITLAGAVAMVQLPVAQYPDITPPQITVAATYPGADAQVVANNVAAPIEQQVNGADNMIYMNSSSSATGNMTLNVFFEIGTDPALAQVDVQNRVNLALPQLPSAVQSQGIQVQKKSSAFMMVLAVYSAGDRYDSTYVANYANLYILDAIKRIPGANQASIFGTPDYAMRIWLKPDRMAQLGITAADVQKAVANQNQQFAVGRVGQSPTGQPVEQSFAVTTKGRLTEPAEFENIILRASKDGAAIVRLKDIGRAELGQKDYSLRSTYQGRPATMIAVYQQPGANALDVSAAVTSTLAQMKTTFPEGIEYKIVMDTTAFTRASISEVIHTFFEALVLVVVVVYIFLQSLRATLIPVLAVPVSIVGTFIGMSALGFSVNMLTLFGMVLAIGIVVDDAIVVIENVERNMQVHKMPPKEAAKRAMDEVAGPVVAIVLVLCAVFIPVAFMGGITGQLYKQFAITIAISVVISGVVALTLSPALAALLLKPQHGEKNRFFRWFERSFERMTEGYSRSVAFMIKRFVLALLLFAGMIVLILLMAQRIPGAFLPPEDQGYLLGAVIMPDAASLDRTGAVGKVASDFFMANEAVEGVAIVNGYSLLDGQNKNNAGTFFVGFKDFEKRYKDSDTISEQSAPAVIRASAKAFSQIQEGIILPVNPPSIPGLGTTGGMEVWVQSKGDATTDQLAEMVANLLAKARQRPELGAITSTFNAYSRQLLVDVDREKAETLGVPVEDVYSTMQTMFGSLYVSQFNKFSRLWQVILQAEPSYRLKADDLQQIYVRSKNLEMVPLKALLTTRYVTGPDLLTRFNNFPAVKLTANAAPGYSSGQALQALEQVSAEIMTIDYALALSGEAFEEKKSGGTSSRVFVFGLVMVFLILAAQYEKWSLPVGVLLAVPFAIFGAMLAVLLRGLSNDVYFQIGLTMLVALAAKNAILIFEFAVLNRESGMSAYDAAMTAARERLRPIVMTSLAFILGCVPLAIAVGASENSRHSIGTGVIGGMLAATVIAIFFIPLFYYLVERMSGKMGGAPQPVQPDDSTPVPQIPSGAAQDQQEGQ; encoded by the coding sequence ATGAGCATTTCACACTACTGTATCGATCGGCCCATCTTCGCCTCGGTGATCTCCATCATCATCACCCTGGCCGGTGCAGTGGCCATGGTCCAACTGCCGGTCGCCCAGTACCCGGACATCACGCCGCCGCAAATCACGGTTGCCGCCACCTACCCGGGGGCCGATGCGCAGGTCGTGGCCAATAACGTGGCGGCGCCCATCGAGCAGCAGGTCAACGGCGCCGACAACATGATCTACATGAACTCGTCGAGTTCGGCGACGGGCAACATGACCCTCAACGTCTTCTTCGAGATTGGCACCGACCCCGCCCTGGCCCAGGTCGACGTGCAGAACCGGGTCAACCTGGCCTTGCCGCAACTGCCCTCTGCCGTCCAGAGCCAGGGTATACAGGTGCAGAAGAAGTCCTCGGCGTTCATGATGGTCCTCGCCGTGTACTCCGCCGGCGACCGCTATGACAGCACCTACGTCGCCAACTACGCCAACCTCTACATTCTCGATGCGATCAAACGCATCCCCGGTGCCAACCAGGCCAGCATTTTCGGCACCCCGGATTACGCCATGCGGATCTGGCTCAAGCCCGACCGCATGGCCCAGCTGGGCATCACCGCCGCCGACGTGCAGAAAGCCGTGGCCAACCAGAACCAGCAGTTCGCGGTCGGCCGCGTCGGTCAATCGCCCACGGGCCAGCCCGTGGAGCAGTCCTTTGCCGTGACCACCAAGGGCCGTCTGACCGAACCTGCGGAATTCGAGAACATCATCCTGCGCGCCAGCAAGGACGGCGCGGCGATCGTTCGCCTCAAGGACATCGGGCGGGCCGAGCTCGGCCAGAAAGACTACTCCCTGCGCAGCACCTACCAGGGACGTCCGGCAACAATGATCGCCGTGTATCAGCAGCCCGGCGCGAACGCCCTCGACGTCTCTGCGGCGGTCACCTCGACCCTGGCGCAAATGAAAACGACCTTTCCCGAGGGGATCGAATACAAGATCGTGATGGACACGACCGCGTTTACCCGTGCGTCGATCTCTGAGGTGATACACACCTTCTTCGAAGCCCTGGTGCTGGTCGTGGTGGTGGTTTACATCTTCCTGCAGAGCCTGCGTGCCACCCTGATCCCGGTGCTGGCGGTGCCGGTGTCCATCGTCGGGACCTTCATCGGCATGTCGGCCCTGGGGTTTTCCGTGAACATGCTGACGCTGTTCGGCATGGTCCTGGCGATCGGCATCGTGGTGGACGATGCCATCGTGGTGATCGAGAACGTCGAACGCAACATGCAGGTGCACAAGATGCCACCCAAGGAAGCCGCCAAACGGGCCATGGATGAAGTGGCAGGCCCGGTGGTGGCCATCGTGCTGGTGTTGTGTGCGGTGTTTATCCCCGTGGCGTTCATGGGCGGTATCACCGGCCAACTCTACAAGCAGTTCGCCATCACCATCGCCATCTCCGTGGTGATTTCCGGCGTGGTGGCGCTGACGTTGTCGCCGGCCCTGGCAGCGCTGCTGCTCAAGCCCCAGCATGGTGAAAAGAACAGATTCTTCCGCTGGTTCGAACGGAGCTTCGAACGCATGACCGAAGGCTACTCCCGCTCGGTGGCCTTCATGATCAAGCGTTTCGTGCTGGCGTTGTTGCTCTTTGCCGGCATGATTGTGCTGATCCTGTTGATGGCGCAGCGCATTCCCGGCGCCTTCCTGCCGCCGGAAGACCAGGGCTATCTGCTGGGCGCCGTGATCATGCCCGATGCCGCCAGCCTGGATCGCACCGGTGCGGTCGGCAAAGTGGCCAGTGACTTCTTCATGGCCAATGAAGCCGTCGAGGGCGTTGCCATCGTCAACGGCTACAGCCTGCTCGACGGCCAGAACAAGAACAATGCCGGGACCTTCTTCGTGGGGTTCAAGGATTTCGAAAAGCGCTACAAGGACTCGGACACCATCAGCGAACAAAGCGCCCCGGCCGTCATCCGGGCATCTGCCAAGGCCTTCTCTCAGATCCAGGAGGGCATCATCCTGCCCGTCAATCCGCCCTCCATTCCCGGCCTGGGCACCACCGGCGGCATGGAGGTGTGGGTCCAGAGTAAGGGGGACGCCACCACCGACCAATTGGCCGAGATGGTCGCAAACCTTTTGGCAAAAGCCAGGCAGCGCCCGGAGCTGGGCGCCATTACCTCAACCTTCAACGCGTACTCCCGGCAATTGCTGGTCGACGTGGATCGAGAAAAGGCCGAGACGCTGGGCGTGCCGGTGGAAGACGTCTACAGCACCATGCAAACCATGTTCGGCTCCCTGTACGTTTCCCAATTCAACAAATTCAGCCGTTTGTGGCAGGTCATCCTGCAGGCCGAGCCCAGCTATCGCCTCAAGGCCGACGATCTGCAACAGATCTACGTACGCAGCAAAAACCTTGAGATGGTGCCGCTCAAGGCCCTGCTGACCACCCGCTACGTCACCGGGCCCGATCTGCTGACGCGCTTCAACAACTTCCCGGCGGTCAAGCTCACCGCCAACGCGGCACCTGGCTACAGCTCCGGGCAAGCGCTCCAGGCCCTGGAGCAAGTGAGCGCCGAGATCATGACCATCGACTATGCCCTGGCCTTGAGTGGCGAGGCATTCGAGGAGAAAAAGAGCGGCGGCACCTCCTCCCGGGTGTTCGTTTTTGGCCTGGTCATGGTCTTCCTGATCCTGGCGGCCCAGTACGAGAAGTGGTCCCTGCCCGTAGGCGTACTGCTGGCGGTGCCCTTTGCGATATTCGGCGCCATGCTCGCCGTCTTGCTCCGGGGGTTGAGCAATGACGTGTATTTCCAGATCGGCCTGACCATGCTGGTGGCCCTGGCGGCAAAGAACGCCATCCTGATCTTCGAGTTCGCGGTGCTGAACCGGGAAAGCGGAATGTCTGCCTACGATGCCGCGATGACCGCCGCCAGGGAGCGCCTGCGGCCTATCGTGATGACGTCCCTGGCATTCATCCTGGGCTGCGTTCCGCTGGCCATTGCCGTCGGTGCATCCGAAAACAGCCGTCACTCCATCGGCACGGGGGTGATTGGCGGGATGTTGGCGGCGACAGTGATCGCGATTTTCTTCATCCCGCTGTTCTACTACTTGGTGGAGCGAATGTCCGGGAAAATGGGAGGCGCCCCCCAGCCCGTTCAGCCGGACGACTCGACACCGGTGCCGCAGATACCCAGCGGTGCAGCGCAAGACCAGCAGGAGGGGCAATGA